Sequence from the Zeugodacus cucurbitae isolate PBARC_wt_2022May chromosome 2, idZeuCucr1.2, whole genome shotgun sequence genome:
tcacaaccacgcatacttctcacataccagaactttgaagtcgattggaatcgtttactttacaatatataaagaaagcactagtgaagataacgTAGCAGAATTTATAGTgcagcatttatagtgtggcatcggcCTTCTAAGAAATCGGattttaagttttcaaggcctcatatatctatcaagaggacctcagtgcttctaataataaccgaaaatataggtaagtctctcagatattttgaagatattcagagagaatatttttcttctaataatatgtctccataccaaaaatgattaaaatcgggtcataacttcccatagctcccatatacctagtattaactttataccatatatataaaacaattaaataaataaattgcgagagtgtaaaatgttcggtatgACTGAAcccaaaagaaataaaataaacccaATATAGCCATTCAAATCGATATTTATTCTCCAATCATTTCAGTATCTTGTGATTTAAGATAAATGGTCAAAAAATTCGCCAAATTTGTCAAGTTTCTTCTCTTCATCAGTTTCGGCCTTGAAGTCATCGTACCACTTAAGTAACTTGGCTTGCTTCACCTTCTCTGCCGGGGACAAAACCTTAACATATTCACCAAATGCCTTGTCGAAGTCCTTTGCCAACTGTATAACTTTCTCTTCGAAATCGCTCTCAAACCTGGCGTAGCCATTATTTTCGAGCGCCGTTTGCAAAGTGTGTTTCAGTTTCGAATCGGCAGGCATGTTCTCATAGTCATCCATCATTGTGGCAAAGTTAACCATGTACATGAGTAATTTCAAAACGCCCTCTTCATCTGCCGTCAGGGTGAATTCAGAGGATTCCTTGGCCACTTCAGACATGCGTGTGATATTCGCTTGCAAGAGTTCATCTTTAACTGGGATTTCCTTCAACTCTTTCACGGTGTTTTTAACGACTACGCTACCCCTTTCGAGTATCCATGTGGCTAGTTTAGCGATTTCGGCTAAAGTGTAAACAATCAGTTGAGCTTCAGGAGTGTCCTCTTCGGATGAGGAATCTACAGAGTGGTGAACGCTGTTGTGTGATTGTGCGATTTCAACAGCGACGGACTCACGTTTCATGTGAGGCAAGGCGTGGGCGAACTATTGGAACCaagatagaaatattttttggtaaatacTTGTATCACATATATATTctctatattgaaatataagtaACTTACTTGCACAAACAGCAAAGCGCCGACGACGAACAGCAAAGAGTATTTCATTTTTAGCGAAAAATGTTGTATTCGGACTCACTGACTGGTGGCAGTTCCAAACTTAACTAAATCATATTAAATGCCTATGGCTATTTATACAGTTTCTGTTACAAGTGTCATATTGCCTTAGATGTGGTCCAGTAGTGCAAAAGAAATTCATTAATCagaaaagctcaaaagctttttcaaaataaaaataaaggtaTTTGGCTGAATTAGATTATTCTACATATAATTGGACTAAATTCAATTTGAAGCGATACAGTGTTGAATTTACGATGCACATTATGTACTGATAAGCGACAGTAATTGCTTAACCTTTGGCAGGTGCAATCAGTGGCTTGGAGGCTGAGTAAAAGTTAATGAGTAAACTGTAGATGTCttgctcacatacatacatatattttataagccAAGTATAAGTTTGAAACTAAAATTGCTAAATTGGAGATAATAGAATAGTACAGACCTTTGATTAGTTTTGGGTTTTGTGAACagtttccatatatgtatacggTCAATGTGTgaacaaaatacaattttatggaATAATTACTGTAAATTGACTTTTCTCTAACTGCACATTAGTCGATAGCAGCTACTCGTATACGTAAGCTTCCGCTACAGTTCAGCAGATGCTTTGCAAATAAGATTGAGTTCctatttatttagaattaaaaCTTCCGAATAGTTCATCACTTCATACATCTCCTTcgaagttatttattttatttcagttttttttcgaattcaattgaacttattgcatttttgcatttgcatttaactCATCCGCATTCATTTGTGGTGGTGTGCTCTTAGTGTTGCATGACTATAATTACTTTCCAATTTGCCGCATTCTTGTTGCACACTAATGAAGTCACATTTACCAAGCCAACGAGCACTAACTTAGTCAATGTTTGTGTTGAGCTCATTTTCtcatttcacaaatttatttgcatttgccaGCTGAACGTATTTACTCTACAGTTCAGCCACTGGCACTTCCGTTCATTAatttgcgcacacacacacacacacacacacacacaatatagatgtctatatgtataatgGTTGCCCATTTGATTGATATCCGCGTGGTTCCTGCCAGTGCGAGCGAGGGCAATTTGTGCAAAcacagcgtgtgaattgtcctCCACCTGCATCtatatggatgtatgtgtgtgttgtgtacAATTGTCCACCTGTCCCTTTGACACTtctaacgtatgtatgtatgtgtgtgttgcactACAAGCCATCCATCTAAATCACTTAACTTGACCGCTATTCAATcgttttcaataaaacttcaaTTACATTTGCAGCACGGATATTTGCCTTCTTCCATTCACTCGCGCCGAGTTTCACCATGCGGATTTTCAGCTCTTCATCCTGCCAACCACTTCCTTTGCTCCTTTGTAATTGTATGCTTGTAAGCATGCAAACAACCACAATGGATTCGAgtgcttcacttcacttcacttcgccACACTAcggtatatactcgtatacttcGCCACAACTTTGCTCTGCTCTATCCGGTTTTAAGATACAATGTTGCTTTTTTGCTATTGTAACGGTATTTAACGTTCGAGTACCAGACTTGCCTGCATTCTTACTTGCTGGCTTTACAATTCTCAACGGCTGTTTCCGGCGCTTGTTACAACCCCCAGCTACAAGTTCAACTACTAGCTGGTTAAATACGAAAAAAGTGCTATATTTACTGTTGTGAGTATTGAAAGCATTCACTGCGCTTGTTTGTTTCATTTCCTTTGCTTTGCTTCGTTTTTTTTCCGGCAACAGCTGCGAATATTTACTTCCTCTGCTAACCTACAATTAACTGAGCGCTTTCCAAGCTACACAGCTAGTAGTCTGCAACCTTCAACGCGCCAttgcaattttcattaattGTACGCGAACCAGCAATGCATCGGCGAGTTGAATTCCCAATACAACTTGACGCCCTGAGGAAGTGTGGCGTGAGCACGAAAAGTTGCTCCCTTACTGCTGACGTACAGTTGTGTGTCAAATAAAAGGGACAGGATTGGAGTCCATGAATATAAAGCTGCTTAAAGAAATCCAAGTTTTTAACCTTATATTCCGAAcattttaatcaattaaaattaatttgattccGTAAATACAGTGGAATAGGAACACCACTATCGTCTTGGAATTTGCTTCTGGATGAATGTGTCTCAGCTGAACTGAGCAAACGCTGGATAGTCCCTAGCACTTGTTCTGTCGCTAGATCCTTCTagcccaaagtaaatcgcaagaggtcacCTCAACTCATCGCCCTCAATAAGATCAATGTTTCCTTAGTCAAAGGAGTTCTAACTGCTTCTTGTCCCATCGGGATTCACGCGGTCAAACTAAAAATGTTATAGTACACTAGCTGCAGAAGCTCGTTGGGGGAGGATGACGTACAATCCTTTTCCTTTCctttgtaaatttcattaaatttgggTAAACTTTTGGCATCAGGCAAAGGACTGTCCTCAATAGTCTAATGTGTGTCTTTCAGGAGCAGCCATAGAAcctaaactaacctaacctGGTAAGTACAAGTGCGAGCACCAGaacaaagtaattttgttttaagtgAATCTACCtatcaacaattttttatgttgtaaaaatcaTGCCAGTAGTCGGGGAATTTTTTTGGTACTTTctaagacagcacataactcagttattttgcaatatttgtttaaaaaatcttcaaatattgctgaaaatatacatttattatgtCCAGCATTCCACCCAGAACTTTCTTTAAAAGAAATagcgaaaatcgcctaatttttcatgggttacactggtagaGCCCTTTAAAGAAGTTTCACATAGAATTGCAGGTGCTTCCCCAAGCGACCTAACAAAGTTCTAGGCATCCAAAAGAGTACATCTTAATGAGGCGTTCGTTTTATTTTGCCCACAAGTGTGCCAAATTATAACGGAGTACAGTTACATAGCTACATAGAGTAGAACATTTGAGTTGTAGTGCAACGTTTGGTCGGTTGTTGATTGCTTGAGAAAAAGTCTTAAGAAGCTACTTTGATTAAGAATGCTGAAATGCTACTTCGCAAAAAGGCTCTACTTATTAGTGTTTCTCTATTCTCTATATAACTGTACTTTGtgcatgtagttgttgttgctcactTCATTATAATTGTACATTTGAGATTGAAAGCCGAATAATTCCCAGACGAATTGAAATCGAATGAATGGCGGGACATTGAGTGGTACGAGTATAACAAAAGTCAGCAAAATACATATTCGCTCTTCGACAGGACGTTGTTTTATAGGAATTGCTGAATGTCTACGGTCATGAACTTATCATGAATTGCTTAAGCAGGCTTCTAGAATCGTCTACAAAAGTGTGCAAATGATTTTCAACTAACAATAATTACTATTAGTTCTAAAAgcctttatttcaaatataacgGTTTATAGATTAGTCCTTTTAAATCCAAGAGTCGAGTTTTGGTAAAGTTTGGAGTAAAGTCTTCGAGTTCAAAGAAGAGAGAAGAGTTGAAATTGAGACACACATGCGATGAAATCACCCTGTAAAGCGTGAGTTATTTTCTCCAACGACAGCTAAGAGCCGGCGGCTCATTTAACTACTCctttaactatttattttgcGTATTATGCATAGAAGTAGAGATTGCCTTTATTTCCATCAACTTTCTTCGCTTCGGTAAATATGAAGAAGTAACGGTACATCTTTGCAGGGTAGTTGCATTTACAGGACAGCAATTACCTGCAGCACAGCTGACGTTCTTTCTCCACCTTCTCGGCGCTTTGCCTACTTAAAATTAGCGCTGAGTGCTGAGCATATTTACAAACGCCCACAGCCTATTGGCCATAATAAGGTGATGCCTGTGAGTGCGAGAATGTTGTTTACACTGTGCGGTGCTGAGTGGGTGAGAGGGGCGTGGTGGCGTCCAGTTAATAACAGCACTGTGAATAGATGAATAGCAGAAGGAATGAATGAATGTACGAACGACCGACTGAAAGAATGACGAAAAGGTGTTATCTGATTGCAATTCTGCACACACGCAGCAAATGGGAAACGGCAaaacaaatagtaaataaataaataccaaacAGTTGTGGAGCAAATGAATGTAAAGCGTTGCAGATCGACAAcgaaaaagtaacaacaacaaaaagcgttATCAAATGGAAATGGACTTGAGCGGACCGTTgggcgttttatttatttttttttttttttttttttgttttgcttacttTTCTTGCGTTTTGATTTGACGTCTCGTGCTTTGATTCgctttatgtaaataataaacgGTACTTTTCGCATAAAAGGCGCTCACAGCAAGGGAAGCGAAACTAAGAAATAAACTAGAAAATGTTAAAACAGTTAGTGCAATGCGAATGCGTTTCGAAATGTCTGCAAGGACAACTTTGGTGCAACGCGTCCTATCAGTAATTAACATCTTGACTGACTTTGCAAAGCGACAGTGAATGACGACTTTAAGCAAAGAAGTTTTTGGTCAAAGGTCTCAATAATGAATGGCAGTTAATGTTGAGGGTTTCGTAATATTGCAGAAGGTGTAATGTTTAGCGTTTTGGCTTTAAACGATAGTCTAGCGGAATAGGCTTGAGTTAAATATGCTGTTTATGGAAGAATTCTTCTAATACTTAGGCTACTTCAGTTATATTGTCTTTTCGAGTTGAATTGTCATCGACAATCACATCAAAAGTAATGCGCTCCATGCATCATCTAGGTAGTTAGTTCTTTTTTAATAAcgaattctttatttttgattttttcttcgttaaataaatagttgtgtgtgtacatacatactctttaaaataatttaaataatttactttctaACGATTATAAGACTTTTATCACAATTGATGAATTCAATTCCGCTCAAACACTTTAGCCCAAAAATCCAATTCCACCAAAACCAACACCGATTCCGTAACCTGGATAACGTCCATAGCCTGGATAACGTCCATAGCCACCATAACCAGGGTAACCTCCGTAGCCAGCATAACCTGGGTAACCTCCGAAGCCACCATAACCAGGATAACCTCCGTAACCTCCGTAACCACCATAACCCGGTTGACGTCCGAAGCCGCCGAAACCTCCATAGCGCTGACGGGCTTCACGAGCTGCCTCAATGCTTGCTGGAACACCCGCATCAACATCTAAAAGTTGTTGAATTTTGGATTGATCTCCATCAGATTCCGGTACCGCTACAATCTGTACAATTTCGGAGGCTTCGGGCACTACTGCATCCTTTTCAACAACTACTTGTTGTGAGCTTTCAGGCAGTTGCACACTGATCTGTTGCTCCTCTACAGGATAGGCGCTCGTACAGGCCACGATGGCTAAGAAAACGATAGCAATTCCACGCATTTTCTATTAGTATTAACTGTTGtcgtttcttttttaaataaattaacactTTTTTGGCTTTTTTATTGCACTTTCAGACTTCAGCCACTCGGTTGATGAGTTGTTTCTATAGGTTTAGCTAGAGCTCGACTATGTTCGATGTCAACGGCGGTTAATGCTTTTATAATGCCATTTCGCCGCAAATCTCACACCATATAGGCGGTTTTTGTTTACGAATATTTCGCTCTTTGCGGTTAGTGGGGAAATACCACAAAAAGGAAGTGAAATGAACgagttaaagaaataaatgcgAATTAGCAAACACATATGTAAGTTTCATATTCAGCAGATTTATGAGAAAAAGCCGTTTAGATTGCTAATCTATGCACAACTATATATTAGCGGTATTTGGTTTGCCATTGGCCTGCTCGCCATATTTGAGCTTGGCTCTCTTGCTAA
This genomic interval carries:
- the LOC105218117 gene encoding uncharacterized protein LOC105218117, whose translation is MKYSLLFVVGALLFVQFAHALPHMKRESVAVEIAQSHNSVHHSVDSSSEEDTPEAQLIVYTLAEIAKLATWILERGSVVVKNTVKELKEIPVKDELLQANITRMSEVAKESSEFTLTADEEGVLKLLMYMVNFATMMDDYENMPADSKLKHTLQTALENNGYARFESDFEEKVIQLAKDFDKAFGEYVKVLSPAEKVKQAKLLKWYDDFKAETDEEKKLDKFGEFFDHLS
- the LOC105220721 gene encoding uncharacterized protein LOC105220721, yielding MRGIAIVFLAIVACTSAYPVEEQQISVQLPESSQQVVVEKDAVVPEASEIVQIVAVPESDGDQSKIQQLLDVDAGVPASIEAAREARQRYGGFGGFGRQPGYGGYGGYGGYPGYGGFGGYPGYAGYGGYPGYGGYGRYPGYGRYPGYGIGVGFGGIGFLG